One genomic window of Bradyrhizobium sp. B124 includes the following:
- a CDS encoding DUF2628 domain-containing protein — MPVYTVHAPVANGADLAAADKFVFVRDGFHFWAAVAGVIWLVWHRLWLALIGWLVLTFAIDFALAKLGIGRGAILLVDLVLMVLIGLEAATLQRWTLSRRKWRQLDIVVADNVEAAERRFFERWTARHRGGFNDQRSVDRGGPPPTRDVPGQSFSKPPPMPQGGIIGLFPEPGGSR; from the coding sequence ATGCCGGTCTATACAGTGCATGCCCCCGTGGCCAACGGCGCCGATCTCGCGGCGGCCGACAAGTTCGTCTTCGTGCGCGACGGCTTCCATTTCTGGGCCGCGGTCGCCGGTGTGATCTGGCTGGTCTGGCATCGGCTCTGGCTGGCGCTGATCGGCTGGCTGGTGCTGACCTTCGCGATCGATTTTGCGCTGGCCAAGCTCGGGATCGGCCGCGGCGCGATCTTGCTCGTCGACCTGGTGTTGATGGTGCTGATCGGGCTGGAGGCTGCGACATTGCAACGCTGGACGCTGTCGCGGCGCAAATGGCGCCAGCTCGACATCGTCGTGGCCGACAACGTGGAGGCTGCCGAGCGCCGCTTCTTTGAGCGCTGGACCGCGCGGCATCGCGGCGGCTTCAACGACCAGCGGTCTGTCGATCGCGGCGGACCGCCGCCGACCCGGGACGTTCCCGGTCAATCATTCTCGAAACCCCCGCCGATGCCGCAGGGCGGCATCATCGGATTGTTTCCAGAGCCAGGAGGATCGCGATGA
- the dnaQ gene encoding DNA polymerase III subunit epsilon: MREIVLDTETTGLDPLRGDRLVEIGCVEIFNRMPTGQTYHVYINPERDMPAEAFAVHGLSTEFLASKPLFNEVVDEFLAFIGDTPLVIHNASFDISFINAELDRIKRKAIPKDRLVDTLLLARRKHPGVSNRLDDLCSRYQIDNSRRTKHGALLDAELLAEVYIDLIGARQSQLILASENSDARSGSYGDTPRRQRETALVARVSDADREAHRAFVATLGDKPIWNDYLPPPAPAAAPAA; this comes from the coding sequence ATGCGCGAAATCGTTCTCGATACCGAAACCACTGGCCTCGATCCGCTGCGCGGCGACCGGCTGGTCGAGATCGGCTGCGTCGAGATCTTCAACCGCATGCCGACGGGGCAGACCTACCACGTCTACATCAATCCCGAACGCGACATGCCGGCCGAAGCGTTCGCCGTGCACGGGCTGTCGACCGAATTCCTGGCCTCCAAGCCGCTGTTCAATGAGGTGGTCGACGAGTTCCTGGCCTTCATCGGCGATACGCCGCTGGTGATCCACAACGCGTCGTTCGATATCAGCTTCATCAATGCCGAGCTCGACCGCATCAAGCGGAAGGCCATCCCGAAGGACCGGCTGGTCGATACGCTGCTGCTGGCGCGACGCAAGCATCCCGGCGTGTCGAACCGGCTCGACGATCTCTGCTCGCGCTATCAGATCGACAATTCGCGCCGCACCAAGCACGGCGCCTTGCTCGATGCCGAGCTGCTGGCCGAAGTCTATATCGACCTGATCGGGGCGCGGCAGTCGCAGCTCATCCTGGCGTCGGAAAATTCGGATGCGCGCAGCGGAAGCTATGGCGATACGCCGCGGCGGCAGCGCGAGACGGCGCTGGTTGCGCGGGTCAGCGACGCGGATCGCGAGGCCCACCGGGCGTTCGTCGCGACGCTCGGCGACAAGCCGATCTGGAACGATTACTTGCCGCCGCCAGCGCCCGCTGCAGCACCGGCGGCTTGA
- a CDS encoding Smr/MutS family protein has product MKRPAPIPDLSAPSRRKRALSEEERALWESVAKQVKPLRKKPAAPKAHADASDPATHHAAAKPIPVKPVTSVKATPAPRPQVPPLAPIGRRERAKLSRGRQEIDARLDLHGMTQIRAHRVLFTFLQRAHSDGLTFVLVITGKGKVGGADSERGVLRRQVPEWLSLPEFRSLVVGFEEAHIGHGGEGALYVRVRRAR; this is encoded by the coding sequence ATGAAACGACCCGCGCCGATCCCCGACCTGTCCGCTCCGTCACGGCGCAAGCGTGCGCTGAGCGAGGAAGAGCGTGCGCTCTGGGAGAGCGTGGCCAAGCAAGTCAAGCCGCTGCGCAAGAAGCCGGCCGCACCGAAAGCCCACGCCGACGCTTCTGACCCGGCCACGCACCACGCCGCGGCCAAGCCCATCCCGGTCAAGCCGGTGACGTCGGTCAAGGCGACGCCGGCGCCGCGCCCACAGGTGCCGCCGCTGGCGCCGATCGGCCGCCGCGAACGTGCAAAGCTGTCGCGCGGCCGGCAGGAGATCGATGCGCGGCTCGATCTGCACGGCATGACGCAGATCCGCGCGCACCGCGTGCTGTTCACCTTCCTGCAACGCGCGCACAGCGACGGGCTCACCTTCGTGCTCGTCATCACCGGCAAGGGCAAGGTCGGGGGGGCGGATTCCGAACGCGGCGTGCTGCGCCGCCAGGTGCCGGAATGGCTCAGCCTGCCGGAATTCCGTTCGCTGGTGGTCGGCTTCGAGGAAGCGCATATCGGCCATGGCGGCGAGGGCGCGCTCTATGTGCGCGTCCGGCGCGCGCGCTGA
- the hslU gene encoding ATP-dependent protease ATPase subunit HslU yields the protein MTDFSPREIVSELDRFIVGQADAKRAVSIALRNRWRRLQLAGSLREEVLPKNILMIGPTGVGKTEIARRLAKLAGAPFLKVEATKFTEVGYVGRDVEQIVRDLVEVAISQTRERKRKDVQARAQLAAEERVLDALVGPASSPATRESFRKKLRAGELNDKEIEIETQSSGSGMPMFEIPGMPGAQMGAISLGDIFGKMGGRSKTRRLTVEGSHEILVNEESDKLLDTDQLVQEAINAVENNGIVFLDEIDKICVRENRQGGDVSREGVQRDLLPLIEGTTVSTKHGAVKTDHILFIASGAFHIAKPSDLLPELQGRLPIRVELQALSRDDMRRILTEPEASLIKQYVALLKTEGVTLDVTDSAIDALADVAVAVNSTVENIGARRLQTVMERVLDEISFTAPDRHGETIQVDADYVTKHVGDLAKNADLSRFIL from the coding sequence ATGACCGACTTCTCCCCCCGCGAAATCGTTTCTGAACTTGACCGTTTCATCGTCGGCCAGGCCGATGCCAAGCGCGCGGTGTCGATCGCGCTGCGCAACCGCTGGCGGCGGCTGCAGCTTGCCGGTTCCCTGCGCGAGGAGGTTCTGCCCAAGAACATCCTGATGATCGGGCCGACCGGCGTCGGCAAGACCGAGATCGCGCGGCGGCTGGCCAAGCTTGCGGGCGCACCGTTCCTCAAGGTCGAAGCCACCAAGTTCACCGAGGTCGGCTATGTCGGCCGCGACGTCGAGCAGATCGTCCGCGACCTCGTCGAGGTGGCGATTTCGCAGACCCGCGAGCGCAAGCGCAAGGACGTTCAGGCCCGTGCCCAGCTCGCCGCCGAGGAGCGCGTGCTGGATGCGCTGGTCGGCCCCGCATCGAGCCCGGCGACGCGGGAGTCGTTCCGCAAGAAGCTGCGCGCCGGCGAGCTCAACGACAAGGAAATCGAGATCGAGACGCAGTCGTCCGGCAGCGGCATGCCGATGTTCGAAATCCCCGGCATGCCCGGCGCCCAGATGGGCGCGATCTCGCTCGGCGACATCTTCGGCAAGATGGGCGGACGCAGCAAGACGCGCCGCCTGACAGTCGAAGGCTCGCACGAGATCCTCGTCAACGAGGAATCCGACAAGCTGCTCGACACCGACCAGCTGGTGCAGGAGGCGATCAACGCCGTCGAGAACAACGGCATCGTCTTCCTCGACGAGATCGACAAGATCTGCGTGCGCGAGAACCGCCAGGGCGGCGACGTCTCCCGCGAAGGCGTGCAGCGCGACCTGCTGCCGCTGATCGAGGGCACCACGGTCTCGACCAAGCACGGCGCGGTCAAGACCGACCACATCCTGTTCATCGCCTCGGGCGCCTTCCATATCGCGAAGCCCTCGGACCTGCTGCCCGAACTGCAGGGTCGCCTGCCGATCCGCGTCGAGCTGCAGGCGCTGTCCCGCGACGACATGCGGCGGATCCTGACCGAGCCGGAGGCGTCGCTGATCAAGCAATATGTCGCGCTGCTGAAGACCGAGGGCGTCACGCTCGACGTCACCGACAGCGCAATCGATGCGCTGGCCGATGTCGCAGTCGCGGTGAATTCCACGGTCGAGAATATCGGCGCGCGCCGGCTGCAGACCGTGATGGAGCGGGTGCTGGACGAGATCTCCTTCACCGCGCCCGATCGCCACGGCGAGACCATCCAGGTCGACGCCGATTACGTGACCAAGCATGTCGGCGACCTCGCCAAGAACGCCGATCTGAGCCGGTTTATTTTGTAG
- a CDS encoding pyruvate, water dikinase regulatory protein yields MPTTSNYFHLHLVSDSTGETLITVARAVAAQYANVTAVEHVYPLVRSQKQLDRVLDEIEESPGIVLFTLLEKDLVGRLEGKCKAINVPSLSIIGPVMQLFEAYLGAATTGRVGAQHVLNAEYFSRIDALNYTMIHDDGQHVEGLEDADVVLVGVSRTSKTPTSIYLANRGIRTANVPLVPGIPLPHQLETLKKPLVVSLHATPERLIQVRQNRLLTMGDRDNDTYIDKQAVADEVAFARRLSAKFNWALLDVTRRSIEETAAAIMKLYNDRQRARPSE; encoded by the coding sequence TCTGATTCGACCGGCGAGACGCTGATCACCGTGGCGCGCGCGGTCGCCGCGCAATACGCCAACGTGACGGCGGTCGAGCATGTCTATCCTTTGGTGCGCAGCCAGAAGCAGCTCGATCGCGTGCTCGACGAGATCGAGGAATCGCCCGGCATTGTCCTGTTCACGCTGCTTGAGAAGGATCTGGTCGGTCGGCTCGAGGGCAAGTGCAAGGCGATCAACGTTCCGAGCCTGTCGATCATAGGGCCGGTGATGCAGTTGTTCGAGGCGTATCTGGGTGCCGCGACGACCGGACGCGTCGGTGCGCAGCATGTGCTGAACGCGGAATATTTCAGCCGCATCGACGCGTTGAATTACACGATGATCCATGACGACGGTCAGCATGTCGAAGGCCTCGAGGACGCCGACGTCGTCCTGGTCGGTGTGTCCCGCACGTCGAAGACCCCGACCTCGATCTATCTTGCCAACCGCGGCATAAGAACTGCAAACGTGCCGTTGGTGCCGGGCATTCCGCTGCCGCACCAGCTCGAGACCCTGAAGAAGCCGTTGGTGGTCAGCCTGCATGCGACGCCGGAGCGCTTGATCCAGGTCCGGCAGAACCGCCTGCTCACGATGGGCGATCGCGACAACGACACCTACATCGACAAGCAGGCGGTGGCCGACGAAGTCGCGTTTGCACGGCGCCTGAGTGCGAAATTTAACTGGGCATTGCTCGACGTGACGCGTCGCTCGATCGAGGAGACTGCGGCTGCGATCATGAAGCTCTATAACGACCGCCAGCGCGCGCGGCCGTCGGAGTAA
- the hslV gene encoding ATP-dependent protease subunit HslV encodes MQASQNELPVWHGTTICTVRKGGKVVIGGDGQVSIGQTVIKANAKKVRRIGKGDVIGGFAGATADAFTLFERLESKLEQYPGQLTRAAVELAKDWRTDRYLRRLEAMMIVADKDVSLVLTGTGDVLEPESGVMAIGSGGNYALAAARALVDTDKDAETIVRRALDIAADICVYTNRNVTIETIGG; translated from the coding sequence ATGCAAGCATCCCAAAATGAGCTGCCGGTCTGGCATGGCACCACGATCTGCACGGTCCGCAAGGGCGGCAAGGTGGTGATCGGCGGTGACGGGCAGGTCTCGATCGGCCAGACCGTGATCAAGGCCAATGCCAAGAAGGTCCGCCGGATCGGCAAGGGCGACGTGATCGGCGGCTTTGCCGGCGCCACCGCCGACGCCTTCACCCTGTTCGAGCGGCTGGAAAGCAAGCTGGAGCAATATCCGGGGCAGCTGACCCGGGCGGCCGTCGAGCTCGCCAAGGACTGGCGGACCGACCGCTATCTGCGCCGGCTGGAAGCCATGATGATCGTGGCCGACAAGGACGTTTCCCTGGTGCTGACCGGCACCGGCGACGTGCTGGAGCCCGAATCCGGGGTCATGGCGATCGGCTCCGGCGGCAACTACGCCCTCGCCGCGGCCCGGGCGCTGGTCGATACCGACAAGGACGCCGAGACCATCGTGCGCCGCGCGCTGGATATCGCCGCCGATATCTGCGTCTACACCAACCGGAACGTGACGATCGAGACGATCGGCGGCTGA
- the coaE gene encoding dephospho-CoA kinase (Dephospho-CoA kinase (CoaE) performs the final step in coenzyme A biosynthesis.) → MLILGLTGSIGMGKSTTAKLFIEAGVPVYDADAAVHQLYEGEAAPAIEAAFPGTTANGKVDRAKLSARVVHDPAAMRQLEQIVHPMLGASRQKFFADAEAAGAPIVVVDVPLLYETGGEKRVDAVVVVTTSPELQRERVLARGTMDAAKLDAIIAKQMPDAEKRKRADFIVDTSHGLDPVRARIRDILAEVVKMPERRT, encoded by the coding sequence ATGTTGATTTTGGGACTGACCGGCTCGATCGGGATGGGAAAATCCACCACGGCCAAACTCTTCATCGAGGCCGGCGTGCCGGTGTATGACGCCGATGCGGCCGTGCATCAGCTCTATGAGGGCGAAGCCGCACCTGCGATCGAGGCAGCCTTTCCCGGCACCACGGCGAACGGCAAGGTCGACCGCGCAAAACTCTCGGCACGCGTGGTGCACGACCCTGCGGCAATGCGGCAGCTCGAGCAAATCGTGCATCCGATGCTTGGCGCGTCGCGGCAGAAATTCTTTGCCGATGCGGAAGCCGCCGGCGCGCCGATCGTCGTCGTCGACGTGCCGCTGCTGTATGAGACCGGCGGCGAGAAGCGCGTCGATGCGGTCGTCGTCGTTACCACCTCGCCGGAACTGCAGCGCGAGCGCGTGCTGGCGCGGGGCACCATGGATGCCGCCAAGCTCGACGCCATCATCGCCAAGCAGATGCCGGACGCCGAGAAGCGCAAGCGCGCGGATTTCATCGTGGATACCTCGCACGGACTTGATCCGGTGCGGGCGCGCATCCGCGACATTCTGGCCGAGGTTGTTAAGATGCCGGAGCGGCGAACCTGA
- a CDS encoding MltA domain-containing protein yields MELEALTKHLSYGRLAIACCALAVVCSTAAIAARYRSSRHAPPRHEHSHPIPYPNLELPLQVSGSQYEPLAWANVSGWSDDDHLAAYKAFRTSCKPIAAQQGAPADSKALGSSLRDPCGIAKGLDLASGAKAKEFFEQNFVPLRISRLGEDAGFVTGYYEPVLDGSRTQTDVYNVPVYRRPSNLFVRGKTQASVGLPNSGPVYRKIGRRKLVPYYDRGQIEDGAIAGRGLEIAWLKSQTDLLFAQIQGSARIKFEDGTTLRINYDAHNGYPYTPVGRVLIDRGIIPKDQMSMQKIREWMEQNPDGAKELRRQNRAYVFFREVPLSDKDEAVGAQGVPLTPGRSIAVDKALHVYGTPFFIAGELPIESEQSKTPFHRLMIAQDTGSAIVGPARADLYFGAGADAGKVSGRLRHNMQFVMLVPKGLDPVARGHKLPIPDERPSAKIAKLFPQTDPQKDKPADVPTATVARAGSKDAAKAPPAKDAAPAAPAAMTSVAQSAPVAEPVPLPVARPDIPQPEKRRTRRYRHHRDQ; encoded by the coding sequence TTGGAACTGGAAGCGCTCACTAAACATCTCAGCTACGGGCGCCTCGCGATCGCGTGCTGTGCGCTCGCGGTTGTGTGCTCCACCGCGGCGATCGCCGCGCGCTACAGGTCGAGCCGGCACGCTCCGCCGCGACACGAGCATAGCCACCCGATCCCCTATCCCAATCTGGAACTGCCGTTGCAGGTCAGCGGCAGCCAGTACGAGCCGCTCGCCTGGGCCAACGTCTCCGGCTGGAGCGACGACGATCATCTCGCGGCCTACAAGGCGTTTCGCACCAGCTGCAAGCCGATCGCGGCCCAGCAGGGCGCGCCCGCGGATTCGAAGGCGCTCGGCAGCTCGCTGCGCGATCCCTGCGGGATCGCCAAGGGACTCGATCTCGCCAGTGGCGCGAAAGCGAAGGAATTCTTCGAGCAGAATTTTGTGCCGCTGCGGATCTCGCGGCTCGGCGAGGATGCCGGCTTCGTCACCGGCTATTACGAGCCGGTGCTCGATGGCTCGCGGACCCAGACCGACGTCTACAATGTTCCGGTCTATCGCCGGCCGTCCAACCTGTTCGTGCGCGGCAAGACGCAAGCGTCGGTCGGCCTGCCCAACAGCGGTCCTGTGTATCGCAAGATCGGCCGGCGCAAGCTCGTGCCCTATTACGATCGCGGTCAGATCGAGGACGGCGCGATCGCCGGCCGTGGGCTGGAGATCGCCTGGCTGAAGAGCCAGACCGATCTGTTGTTCGCGCAGATCCAGGGCTCGGCGCGGATCAAGTTCGAGGACGGCACCACCCTGCGCATCAATTACGACGCGCATAATGGCTATCCCTATACGCCGGTCGGACGGGTCCTGATCGACCGCGGCATCATCCCGAAGGACCAGATGTCGATGCAGAAGATCAGGGAGTGGATGGAGCAGAATCCCGACGGTGCCAAGGAGCTGCGGCGGCAGAATCGCGCCTATGTGTTCTTCCGCGAGGTTCCGCTGTCCGACAAGGACGAGGCGGTCGGCGCGCAGGGCGTGCCGCTGACGCCCGGCCGCTCGATCGCGGTCGACAAGGCGCTGCACGTCTACGGCACGCCGTTCTTCATTGCCGGCGAGCTGCCGATCGAATCCGAGCAATCCAAGACGCCGTTCCATCGCCTGATGATCGCGCAGGATACTGGATCGGCGATCGTCGGCCCGGCGCGCGCCGATCTCTATTTCGGAGCCGGCGCGGACGCCGGAAAGGTCTCGGGCCGGCTGCGGCACAATATGCAGTTCGTGATGCTGGTGCCGAAGGGTCTCGATCCCGTTGCGCGCGGCCACAAGCTGCCGATCCCTGACGAGCGGCCGTCGGCCAAAATCGCGAAGCTGTTTCCGCAGACCGATCCGCAGAAGGACAAGCCGGCGGATGTACCGACTGCGACCGTCGCTAGGGCTGGGAGCAAGGACGCCGCCAAGGCCCCGCCCGCGAAGGATGCTGCGCCCGCAGCACCGGCTGCAATGACCTCTGTTGCACAGTCGGCGCCTGTGGCAGAACCTGTGCCGCTGCCGGTCGCCCGGCCCGACATTCCGCAACCGGAGAAGCGGCGCACTCGGCGCTATCGCCATCACCGCGATCAATGA
- the hisB gene encoding imidazoleglycerol-phosphate dehydratase HisB — MRTATIKRKTKETDIEVTVNLDGAGVSTVSTGIGFFDHMLDLLARHSRIDITVKADGDLHVDYHHTTEDVGIALGQAVKQALGNMAGITRYASIHMPMDETLSRVVIDISGRPVLVFKVEFPRDKIGEFDTELVREWFNAFAMNAGVTLHVETLYGENSHHISESCFKGLARALRTAVAIDPRAQGEVPSTKGQLGG; from the coding sequence ATGCGCACGGCAACCATCAAGCGCAAGACCAAGGAGACCGACATCGAGGTGACGGTCAACCTCGACGGAGCAGGCGTATCCACGGTTTCGACCGGGATCGGCTTCTTCGACCATATGCTCGACCTCCTGGCCCGGCATTCGCGCATCGACATCACGGTGAAGGCGGATGGCGATCTCCATGTCGATTACCACCACACCACCGAAGACGTCGGAATCGCGCTCGGGCAGGCCGTGAAGCAGGCGCTCGGCAACATGGCCGGCATCACCCGCTACGCCTCGATCCATATGCCGATGGACGAGACGCTGTCGCGCGTCGTGATCGACATTTCCGGCCGCCCGGTGCTGGTGTTCAAGGTCGAGTTCCCGCGCGACAAGATCGGCGAGTTCGATACCGAGCTGGTGCGCGAGTGGTTCAACGCCTTCGCGATGAACGCCGGCGTGACTCTCCACGTCGAGACCCTATATGGCGAGAACAGCCATCATATCTCCGAATCCTGTTTCAAGGGTTTGGCGAGGGCACTCCGGACCGCAGTTGCGATCGATCCGCGTGCCCAGGGCGAAGTGCCCTCGACGAAGGGTCAGCTCGGCGGCTGA
- the hisH gene encoding imidazole glycerol phosphate synthase subunit HisH, producing MTVAIIDYGSGNLHSAAKAFERAARSMQDPQAIKVTRDPDAVYRADRIVLPGVGAFADCRRGVDAVDGMLEALTEAVRVKARPFFGICVGMQLMATRGKEHVITEGFNWIGGDVVKIEPRDESLKVPHMGWNTLDMVREHPVLERLPLGPKGRHAYFVHSYHLAAANEADVLARADYGGPVTAIVGKDTAIGTQFHPEKSQRFGLALISNFLKWKP from the coding sequence ATGACCGTTGCAATCATCGATTACGGCTCCGGCAATCTGCATTCGGCGGCAAAGGCCTTCGAGCGCGCCGCGCGCAGCATGCAGGACCCGCAAGCCATCAAGGTAACGCGCGATCCCGATGCGGTGTATCGCGCCGATCGGATCGTGCTGCCCGGCGTCGGCGCGTTCGCCGATTGCCGCCGCGGCGTCGATGCGGTCGACGGCATGCTGGAAGCGCTCACCGAGGCGGTGCGGGTCAAGGCGCGGCCGTTCTTCGGCATCTGCGTCGGCATGCAGCTGATGGCGACGCGCGGCAAGGAGCACGTCATCACCGAAGGCTTCAACTGGATCGGCGGCGACGTCGTGAAGATCGAGCCGCGCGACGAGAGCCTGAAGGTCCCGCACATGGGCTGGAATACGCTCGACATGGTGCGCGAGCACCCGGTGCTGGAGCGGCTGCCGCTCGGGCCGAAGGGACGCCACGCCTATTTCGTGCACTCCTATCACCTCGCCGCCGCCAACGAGGCGGACGTGCTGGCGCGCGCCGACTACGGCGGGCCGGTGACCGCGATCGTCGGCAAGGACACCGCGATCGGCACCCAGTTTCACCCCGAGAAGAGCCAGCGCTTCGGCCTCGCTCTGATCTCCAACTTCTTGAAGTGGAAGCCGTGA
- a CDS encoding Tim44/TimA family putative adaptor protein, whose amino-acid sequence MDIYTIIFLALAVFIFLRLRSVLGQRTGSERPPYDRAAPNVLQRSQDNNVVPIPGSVIDQPAPAAPAEPVEPTERWKGIAEPGTPLAQGLDAVVAQDSSFDPRHFLSGARSAYEMIVLAFANGDRRALRDLLSAEVYESFEAAIKDREKHEQKTETRFVSIDKAEIVSAETRDRSTQLTVRFVSQMISVTRDKAGTIVDGSPDKVADITDIWTFARDSTSRDPNWKLVGTGSAH is encoded by the coding sequence GTGGATATCTACACCATCATCTTCCTGGCGCTGGCCGTATTCATCTTTCTGCGCCTGCGCAGCGTTCTCGGCCAGCGCACGGGAAGCGAGCGGCCGCCGTATGATCGTGCAGCACCCAACGTCCTACAGCGCAGCCAGGATAACAACGTCGTGCCGATCCCGGGATCGGTGATCGATCAGCCGGCCCCGGCCGCGCCCGCCGAACCGGTCGAACCCACGGAACGCTGGAAGGGCATCGCAGAGCCCGGCACGCCGCTGGCGCAGGGTCTTGACGCGGTTGTCGCCCAGGATTCCTCGTTCGATCCGCGGCATTTCCTCTCGGGCGCCCGCTCGGCCTATGAAATGATCGTGCTGGCCTTCGCCAACGGCGATCGCCGCGCGCTGCGCGACCTGCTGTCGGCCGAGGTCTATGAAAGCTTCGAGGCCGCGATCAAGGATCGCGAGAAGCACGAGCAGAAGACCGAGACGCGGTTCGTGTCGATCGACAAGGCCGAGATCGTCAGCGCCGAGACGCGCGATCGCTCGACCCAGCTGACCGTCCGCTTCGTGTCGCAGATGATCTCGGTCACGCGCGACAAGGCGGGAACGATCGTCGACGGCAGCCCGGACAAGGTCGCCGACATCACCGACATCTGGACCTTCGCCCGCGACTCGACTTCCCGCGATCCGAATTGGAAGCTGGTTGGAACTGGAAGCGCTCACTAA
- a CDS encoding Maf family protein, translating into MSIWRGPQKLILASQSRARRMLLENAGLEFEALPADIDERAVQRNSGLSAPGEIASLLAREKALFISRQRPGQYVVGADQTLALGERMFSKPAGRAQAAEQLGLLAGQTHALHSAVSVARDGKVLFDDVSVALMTMRRLAAEEIEAYLDQAGEAVTTSVGAYQLEGLGVHLFEQIEGDHFTILGLPILSLLAFLRREKLLAV; encoded by the coding sequence ATGAGCATCTGGCGCGGCCCGCAGAAGCTGATCCTTGCGTCGCAAAGCCGTGCGCGAAGGATGCTGCTCGAAAACGCCGGCCTTGAGTTCGAGGCGCTGCCGGCCGATATCGATGAACGCGCGGTGCAGAGAAACTCCGGCCTTTCGGCGCCGGGCGAGATCGCATCGCTCCTGGCGCGTGAGAAGGCGCTGTTCATATCGAGGCAGAGGCCGGGTCAATATGTCGTCGGCGCCGACCAGACGCTGGCGCTGGGGGAGCGGATGTTCAGCAAGCCTGCCGGCCGTGCCCAGGCTGCCGAGCAGCTCGGCCTGCTCGCCGGACAGACGCATGCGCTACATTCAGCCGTCTCGGTCGCGCGCGATGGGAAAGTCCTGTTCGACGATGTGAGCGTGGCCCTGATGACGATGCGGCGGCTTGCTGCCGAGGAGATCGAAGCCTATCTCGACCAGGCCGGGGAGGCGGTGACGACCAGCGTCGGCGCCTACCAGCTCGAGGGCCTCGGCGTGCATCTGTTCGAGCAGATCGAAGGCGACCATTTCACCATCCTCGGCCTGCCGATATTGTCGCTGCTCGCATTCCTGCGCCGCGAAAAACTGCTCGCGGTGTGA
- the secB gene encoding protein-export chaperone SecB, whose protein sequence is MTNGNGAPVEQPAPQLNVLAQYTKDLSFENPNAPTSLGQQQQQPAINIQINVSANNLSENEYEVILSIEGKAESAGKVMFSFDLAYAGVFRIVNVPKENLHPLVMIECPRLLFPFAREIVATSVRDGGFPPLLLDPVDFVGLYRQNMERQAAAQAASGVKPS, encoded by the coding sequence ATGACCAATGGCAACGGCGCCCCCGTCGAACAGCCCGCTCCCCAGCTCAACGTATTGGCGCAGTACACCAAGGATCTGTCGTTCGAGAACCCGAATGCGCCGACCTCGCTCGGCCAGCAGCAACAGCAGCCGGCGATCAACATCCAGATCAACGTCTCCGCCAACAACCTGTCGGAGAACGAGTACGAGGTGATCCTCTCGATCGAGGGCAAGGCCGAGTCGGCCGGCAAGGTGATGTTCAGCTTCGACCTCGCCTATGCCGGCGTCTTCCGGATCGTGAACGTGCCGAAGGAGAATTTGCACCCGCTGGTCATGATCGAGTGCCCGCGGCTGCTGTTCCCGTTCGCGCGCGAGATCGTCGCGACCTCGGTCCGCGACGGCGGCTTCCCGCCCCTGCTGCTCGACCCCGTCGATTTCGTCGGCCTCTACCGCCAGAACATGGAGCGGCAGGCAGCCGCCCAGGCCGCTTCTGGCGTCAAGCCGAGCTGA
- a CDS encoding GNAT family N-acetyltransferase, protein MAGPYRFRPMTTADLPQIRQWLALPHVREWWGDPAEQYALVSGDLDEPAMDQFIVAAEGNDFGYIQCYDLTAWNSGFGKQPEGTRGIDLFIGAPDMMVGGHGSALIRAFVDDRLARGAPRIVTDPDPANARAVRAYAKAGFREAGMVDTPDGPALLMIRDK, encoded by the coding sequence ATGGCCGGCCCCTATCGTTTCCGCCCGATGACGACAGCCGACCTGCCGCAGATCAGGCAGTGGCTGGCGTTGCCGCATGTCAGGGAGTGGTGGGGCGATCCGGCCGAGCAATATGCGCTCGTCAGCGGCGACCTCGACGAGCCGGCGATGGACCAGTTCATCGTTGCCGCCGAGGGCAACGATTTCGGTTACATCCAGTGCTACGACCTGACGGCGTGGAATTCCGGCTTCGGCAAGCAACCGGAAGGCACCCGCGGCATCGATCTCTTCATCGGCGCGCCCGACATGATGGTGGGTGGTCACGGCTCGGCGCTGATCCGCGCCTTTGTCGACGACCGGCTGGCGCGAGGCGCACCACGCATCGTCACCGATCCCGATCCGGCCAATGCGCGTGCCGTGCGTGCCTATGCGAAAGCGGGCTTTCGGGAGGCCGGAATGGTCGATACGCCTGATGGGCCTGCGCTGCTGATGATCCGCGACAAATGA